A window of Kribbella sp. NBC_00382 genomic DNA:
ACCCGCTGATCGTTGCCGTCTCCGACACCGAAGACGAACTCTTTCGGGCCAGGGCTGTAAGGGCGAGCCATCGGTGTCCTCACTCGAATCCGTCGTACGAACGGAAAGGCTGGTCGGCGGCAATCACGTGCCGGACCAGCCTCTTGCCGCGCGGGGCTAGACGTTGAAGCGGAATTCCACGACGTCGCCGTCTGCCATGACGTAGTCCTTGCCTTCTATGCGGACCTTGCCGGCGGACTTGGCGGTGGCCATGTTGCCGGCTTCCATCAGGTCGGTGAAGGAGACGATCTCGGCTTTGATGAAGCCGCGTTGGAAGTCGGTGTGGATCACGCCGGCTGCCTCGGGGGCGGTGGCGCCCTTCTTGATGGTCCAGGCTCGGGATTCTTTGGGGCCTGCGGTGAGGTAGGTCTGCAGGCCTAGGGTTTCGAAGCCGACTCGGGCCAAGACGTCCAGGCCGGGCTCCTCGACACCCATCTCGTTGAGCATCTCGCGGGCTTCGGCCTCGTCGTCGAGCTCTACCAGTTCGGCCTCGAACTTGGCGTCCAGGAAGATCGCCTCGGCGGGGGCGACCAGGTCGCGCATGCTCTGCTTCAGGGTTTCGTCGGCGAGCTCGTCGGCGTCGCAGTTGAAGACGAAGATGTACGGCTTGGCCGTCATCAGCATCAGTTCGCGGATCGCGTCGCGGTCGACGTTGGTGGCGATGATCGGCGTACCGGCCTCGAGGTGCTTCTGCGCCTCGCGGACCGCTTCGAGGACGGCGACGCTCTCCTTCTTCAGCCGGGCTTCCTTCTCCAGCCGCGGGATCGCCTTCTCCACGGTCTGCAGGTCGGCCAGGATCAGCTCGGTCTGGATCGTCGAGATGTCGTCGGCCGGTGAGACCTTGCCGTCGACGTGGGTGACGTCGTCGTCACGGAACACCCGGGTGACCTGGCAGATCGCGTCGCCCTCGCGGATGTGGCTGAGGAACTTGTTGCCCAGCCCCTCGCCCTCCGACGCGCCGCGGACGATGCCGGCGATGTCGACGAACTGCACCGTCGCCGGGATCACCTTCGCCGAGTCGTACAACGTCGCCAGCTTCGCGAGCCGCGCGTCCGGTACGCCGACCACCCCGACGTTGGGCTCGATCGTCGCGAACGGGTAGTTCGCCGCGAGCACGTTGTTCTTGGTCAGCGCGTTGAAGAGCGTGGACTTGCCCGCATTGGGGAGCCCGACGATTCCGATGGAGAGTGCCACGGGCAGCAAGACTACGCGGCGTGGCCCACTCGACCTAAATCACAAACGACTCCAGCTCCGCGTCGTACCAGCGGGAAGTCAGTCCCAGGGGCTGCATGCCGAGGCGCTTGCACACCGCGATCGACGGGCCGTTGTCCGGCCGTACGACGGCGTAGATCTCCCCCAGCCCCGCCTTGAACCCGTGAGCGATCGCCCCCTGCGCCGACTCCGTCGCGAGTCCCCGTCCCCACGAGTCAGGGTGGAAGTGCCAGCCCACCTCGACCTCGCCCTTCGACGAGGGCCCGTCAGGCAGCGGTACCAGCAACACCGTCCCCGCAATCGTGCCGGTCGACTTCTCCTCCACCGCCCAGATCCCGTAGACAGCGTCCGCGTTGCGCGCGTTCCACCGCTCGATCGTCCGCGACGCCGCGTCGCGATGCGGCATCACCCGCGGATCGGCGCCGAGCCAGCGCGACACCTCCCAGCGCCGGTAGATGTCGAACACCCGGTCCCCGTCGCTCTCCGCCCAGTCGCGTACGACCAGCCGGTCCGTCTGGTAGACCACCTTCGGCTCCATCGCGACACCTCCTCCGTAGGGAGTGATCTATCCGTCCCAACCAGGCGATAGCAAGCAGCGTCTCCTTTCTGTGACCAGTTGGAGAAAACTCGCGCCCCACCGATCACGGATCGTGTTCGCCTGCTTGCAATTCCTGCGGTTCGGCTGGACCGAACTGGTCTCCTGCCTCTTCCCCGCCGCGCTGTTCGCCGGCCTGGCGCTCTCGAAGTACGTCGAACTGCCGATCGCCCGGTACGACGCGTTGCTGGTCTACTCGCTGCTGCTCACCCTCGGGTTCTGGCTGGCCGGGCTGGAGACCTGGCGCGAGATCGCCGTGATCTTCGGCTTCCACCTCGTCGGGCTCGGGCTGGAGCTCTTCAAGGTCCAAGTCGGCTCCTGGCAGTACCCGGGCGACGCGGTGACGAAGTTCGCCGGAGTACCACTCTTTGCCGGCTTCATGTACGCCGCAGTCGGCAGCTACATCTGCCAGGCCTGGCGCCGCTTCGACCTGCGGGTGAGCGGCTATCGGCCGATCCTCACCACAGTGCTCGCAGTACTGATCTATGCGAACTTCTTCACCCATCACTGGATCGCCGACCTGCGCATCCCGATCGCGCTGGCTCTTCTGCTCGTACTGCGGCGCACCTGGGTCTTCTACACGGTAGGCACCCGGCGGTACCGGATGCCGCTGGCACTCGGGTTCGCGCTGATCGGCTTCTTCCTCTGGATCGCGGAGAACTTCGGCACCTTCCTGGACGCCTGGAACTACCCCGATCAGGTGAATGTGTGGCACCTCGTGCACCCGGCGAAGTTCGGCGCGTGGGCGCTGCTGGTCAGCATGAGCTTCGTCCTGGTCGCGAGCGTGAAGTCGTTGGAGGGCAGGCTGTACCACCGTGGCACGCTCGCCACTGTTGCGACACCGAAAGCCACTGAGATCTCCCCGCAACACAGTGATGCCAACCAGGTCCGGATGTAAGGCGTCTTACCAACGAAAGCTCCTTGAGGGGGAGCGTGTCTGGGGAACATCCGCCTGATCTGCAAGGGAGCATCATGTCCCGAAAGCTCGCCGCCATCATCGCCACCGCCGCCGCCTTGGCGCTCGTCGTCGGCTCGTTGATCGCCTTGGCGCTGGGACACACGAACCAGCCCAAGCCGACCTCGGCGTCATCACCGAACACCCCGTCGTCGACACCCATCGAGACGCCGACGCCCACGCCGATCACCTCGGGCTCACCGGAGAGCGGCAAGCCTCGTAAGCCCGCCGGCGACCCAACACTCGCCGCGTCCGCGGGCAACAAGAAGGTGCTGTTCTTCAGCTTCGACGACGGCCCGGACCCGTACTGGACGCCGAAGATCCTCCAGGTGCTGAAGAAGTACGGCGCCCACGCGACCTTCTTCGAACTGGGCAACATGCAGGCCGCGCACCCCGGGCTGCGTGAGCAGATCCTTGCTGCAGGCAACACGGTCGGCAGCCACTCGATCTCGCACCCACAACTGACCGCGATCTCCGCGGCCAAGCGACATCACGAGATCTTCGACGGCCCGCAGTCCAAGTGCTTCCGGCCGCCGTTCGGCGCTTCGAACCCGAAGGTCCGCGCCGACATCAAGGCCGCCGGTATGGTCCAGGTGCTCTGGGACGTCGACCCGCGCGACTGGGCCCGCCCCGGCGTGCACGCGATCGTGAACAACATCATGACGCACGCTCACAAGCGCAACATCATCCTGTTGCACGACGGCGGCGGCGACCGCAGCCAGACCGTCGCGGCCCTCGACAAGGCGCTCCGGCTACTCAAGGCCCAGGGCTACAGCTTCCCCGCGATGGCCTGCTGAGCTCAGCCTGTACTTCAGGGCTTGAGCTCAAGCTCACTTGAAGTCGTACTGTCCAGCCATGGACACCCCGACGAACGGCTCGTGGCGCGAACTGCTCGGCCTCACCTACGCCCCGGTGGCGGTGGTACTGGCCGGCGGGGTGTTGATGGAGGCGAGCAACGTCTACCTCACCACCAGCCTGCTGCCGACGATCGTCGGTGACATCGGTGGTACCGGCTTCTACGCCTGGACGATGACGGCCTTCCTGGTCGCGTCGGTGATCAGCTCGATGCTGGTCAGCCGGATCCTCATCACCCGCGGCTCAATGGCCGCCTACCTGCTCGCCTTCGGAATCTTCGGCCTCGGCTCGCTCATCGCCGCGCTGAGCCCCGGCATCGGCGTCTTCCTGGCTGGCCGGGCCGTGCAGGGGTTCGGCGGTGGTCTGCTCGCAGGACTCGGATATGCACTCATCCAGCGGGCGTTGCCGGAGCGCTTGTGGGCGAAGGCGGCGGCGCTGGTGTCGGCGATGTGGGGTGTCGGCAACCTGGTCGGGCCGGCTGCCGGTGGCGCTTTCGGGCAGGTGGGGGTGTGGCGGCCGGCGTTCTGGCTGCTGGTCGCGCTGGCCGCAGTACTGATGGTGGTCGTCGTACGGGTGATTCCTCGTACTGAGCGTGCGGCCGCCGGGTCCGCCGTACCGGGGGTGTCGCTGGTGCTGTTGACCGCGGCCGTCGCGATGGTCAGCATCGCGAGCATCGTGCCGGCTGGCGTGCTGACTGCGGTCGTGCTGGTGATCGGGCTCGCGCTCGGTGTGGTCTTCGTCTTGTACGAGCGGACTGCGAAGGCGGCCGTCCTGCCGCGGGTGACGTTCGCTGCGGGCAAGTCGCTGAAGTGGGTCTACCTGACCGTCGGGATCCTTGCCTTTGGCATCGGTACCGAGGCTTTCATCCCGCTCTTCGGTCAGGAGCTGGGCGAGCTGTCGCCGTTGCTTGCCGGATTCCTCGGAGCTGCTCTGTCGCTCGGCTGGTCGCTGAGCCAGACGGTCAGCGCGAGTTTTGTGCGGATTGCGGTCGTACGCCGGCTGATCGTCGGCGGCCCCGTGTTGCTGGCGATCGGCCTCGCGGCGTACTCCGCCTTGCAGGTTGCTGGGCCGTCCGTGTTCGTGGTCGCTCTGTGGTTCGTCACCCTGTTCGCGGCCGGCGCCGGGATCGGGATCGCCTTCCCGCACCTGGCCGTCGCCGCCTTCAGCAGCGTCGAGGACACTGAGGAGGCTGCCAAGGCCTCGGCGGGGATCAATACGGTCTTCTTGATGTCGAGTGCGTTCAGCGCGGCCTTGGCCGGAGTACTGGTCAAGCTCGGTGAGCCGTCCGCCCTCTCTTCGGCCCACTTGTTGCTGTCGGTCTTCGCGATTGTTGCCCTGCTCGGCGCCTTCCCCGCCTGGCGGATCGCTCGCTCAGGGGCCACTCGGAAGCCTGTCGCGGCGCAGCTCACACACTGAGGTTCGGTGGTACCGGGCTTGTCGTCCGGAAATTGTCGGCGGCGTCTGCGACTGTCTGTGACATGACCGGTACCGCGGTTTTGTTGCTCTTGGTTTTCCTGCTGGTCGGGCTCGGGCTCGGCTGGGTCTTCGGCCTGCTCTGGTCGCGGGGACGCGACGGCGCCTCGCTCGCGCGGATCACGGCCGAGCGGGATGCGGCCGAGGATCGCGTGGTCGAGCTCACACAGGAGCGGACGACGGTCGGGCAACAGATGTCCGGGCAAGCGGTGGTGAAGGAGTCGCTCGACCGGTTGCATGCCCAGCTCAACCAGTTGGAGAAGGGCCGCGCCGCCTGGCAGAGCCAGTTGCACCAACAGGTGAACGAGGTACGGATGAGCGGTGAGGCGTTGCGTCGCGAGACCGCCTCACTGTCGACCGCGCTGCGCAAGCCACAGGTCCGCGGGCGATGGGGCGAGCTGCATCTCCGGCGTACGGTCGAGCTGGCCGGCATGGTCGCGCACTGCGACTTCACCGAGCAGACCACGACCACTGGCGATGACGGCCTGCTGCGCCCGGACATGGTGGTGAGACTTGCCGAGGGCAAGAATCTCGTCGTCGACTCGAAGGTACCGCTGGCCGCGTTCCTGGAGGCCGCCGAGAGCGACGACGCCGACTTCCGCGAGGAACGCCTGCGCGCCCACGCCCGCCATCTCCGTACTCACGTAGACCAACTCTCCGCGAAGGCCTACTGGTCACGGCTCCCGTCGACTCCCGAGTTCGTCATCCTCTTCGTCCCTGGCGAGTCCTTCCTCTCCGCCGCATTGGACGTCGAGCCGATCCTCCTCGAGTACGCCGCCGAGCGCCGGGTGATCCTCGCGACCCCCACCACCCTGATCGCTACCCTGCGCGCAGCCGCCTACGCCTGGAACCAATCCGCCCTCACCGAGTCCGCCCAACAGGTCTTCGAACTGGGCCGGGAACTCTACGAACGCCTAGGAACGATGGGCGACCACCTGAACCGCGTGGGCCGCTCCCTCACCTCAGCCGTGGACGCCTACAACAGCACCGTCGGCTCCTTCGAACGCCGAGTCTTCACCACCGCCCGCAAACTCCGCGACCTCCACGTGACGGAAGCCGAACTAACCGCCATGGAATCCATCGAAGCCTCCGCTCGCCCCCTCACCGCCCCCGAATTCCTGGCCGTAGAAGAAGACACCCCCGACACCCACCGCTGGCTCCCCGGCCCCACCATCGACAAAACCCACCGCGAGCCACCCCCACTCCCCGGCCTCGACTCCCAAACCGGCTGACCCCGAAGAACCCCCACGCCTGCTCCGCCCGTCCAGCGCCGCACCCCCACGGCAAGACAGACCCGAGCTGCGTCGCCGAGTCGGCCGTCCAACCCGCACCCCGGCGAACTCCTGCGCGAGCGTGCGAAGACGCCCGTACCACATACGACCGACGTCTCACTCGCGCATTGAGTAGTTCGCCTCATGCGCTGGGGCCGTGCCGCGCTGACGATTAGCCCATGACGAAACCGATCCAGCCCTCGCAGACCTCCGCGTTCTACCTCCAAGCGATCCTGTCCTTCGCCCTCTCGATGACCGCGATGACCATCGCCATCGTCTACCTCCCCGCCGCCGGCTGGATCCGCGCCTTCCTCGCCCTCGGCCTCCTCTACCTCGTCACCTCCACGGTCACCCTCTGCAAAGTCGTCCGAGACCGCCAAGAACTCTCCGTCGTCACCAACCGCGTCGACCAGGCCCGCCTCGACAAACTCCTCGCCGAACACGACCCGTTCAAGGTCGACGCGTAACCGACGACCTCGCCGGTTGCTGACTCACATCGCCCACCTCAGCCACAGGCTCGCTCGGCCACTGGCGGGTTTTTTGACCGCTGGCGTGCTGCTTCACGTCAGCGGTCAAAAAACCCGCCAGCCGACCCCGAAATCGCCTGCGGGGACCTCAACTGTCGGATCGCAGCTATTTCTGCTGCTGTCGCCTGCTGCTCTGGCCGGCATGTCGGGGGTAGGTCGGCATATCAAGCGTCGGAAAGCCGACAGGGGTCAGGTGTTGACAGGGGTGGAGGGGCGGCCAAGTATGAGAGCGCTCTCACTCATTCGGCGGCTCACCGTCCCTCGTCGGATGAGCAGTGGGTACCGCTCGCCCCCAGCGGTGACTGTGTCCTGGTAGCGCAGTCTCTTCGTGGTCGTCCGGTGCTCCGCCTTCTCTCGCACGGGACAAACCTGAGGAGGAGTTGTGCGCATCAAACACAAGTTGCTGGCGGTTCTGGCCGCCGCGAGTACCGTCGCCGCCGGGCTGGTCGCGACTGTCGCGATGCCGGCCCAAGCGGTGCCGGCGACCATTCCGCTGAAGATCACCAACAGTTCCGGCCGCGGCGACGCGGTCTACATCTACAACCTCGGCACAAATCTGCAGACCGGCCAGCAAGGCTGGGCAGACGCAGCAGGCAACTTCCACGCCTGGCCGGCCGGCGGCAACCCGCCGACCCCGGCACCTGACGCCTCCATCGCCGGCCCCGGCAACGGCGGGTCGATCACCATCCAGATGCCGAAGTTCTCGGGCCGGGTCTACTTCTCGTACGGTCAGAAGCTCGTCTTCAAGCTGACCACCGGCGGCCTGGTGCAGCCCGCGGTCCAGAACCCGAGCGACCCCAACCGCAACATCCTGTTCAGCTGGACCGAGTACACGCTGAACGACTCCGGCCTGTGGATCAACAGCACCCAGGTCGACATGTTCTCGGTCCCGTACGCCGTCGGCGTCCAGCAGGGCAACGGCAACGTACTGACCACCGGCCACCTCAAGCCAGGCGGCTACAACAACTTCTTCAACGCGCTCCGCGGCCAATCCGGCGGCTGGGCCAATCTGATCCAGACAGCACCCAACGGATCGGTACTCCGCGCACTCGCGCCGACCTACGGCGTCGAGACCGGCGCGCTGCCCGGCAACGTGATGGACGACTACATCAACCGGGTCTGGTCGAAGTACAGCTCACAGACCCTGACCGTGCAGCCGTTCGGCGACCAGCCGAACACCAAGTACTTCGGTCGCGTCTCCGGCAACGTCATGAACTTCACCAACACCTCGGGCCAGGTCGTGACGAGCTTCCAGAAGCCCAACGCACCCAGCATCTTCGGCTGCGCCGGCCTGCTCGACGCCCCGAACGACCTGGTCCGCGGGCCGATTTCGCGCACCCTCTGCGCCGGCTTCAACCGGTCGACGCTACTGACCAACCCGAACCAGCCCGACCCCAACAACTCGAACTTCTACCAGGACAGTGTCACCAACCACTACTCCAAGCTGATCCACGCGCAGATGGCCGACGGCAAGGCGTACGGCTTCGCCTTCGACGACGTCGGCAACCACGAGGCCCTCGTCCACGACGGCAACCCGCAGCAGGCCTACATCACCCTCGACCCCTTCAACTGATTCAAAAGCAGGAAGAAACAGACCCACCCCGGGTCCCCGCAGCTGCCCGCGGGGGACCCGGGGTGTTCCACGTCTTGACACCCGCAATGGTTAGTGGCATGCACGTACCAGTCAGCCGCCCCGCGATCTCCCAGCACCTCAAGGTCCTAGGCCAAGCCGGCCTCGTCGACCAGTTCTGGGACGACGCACTGGACGCGTTCGCGGCGTACGTCCGAGAGACCGAAGGGGAACAGTAATGAGCACCGCGCCACTCGTGAAGCGGGTGGTCGTCAAGACCACCCAGGAACGCGCTTTCGACTTGTTCACCAAGCACCTCGGTGCCTGGTGGCCGCTGAAGACCCACTCGATCGGCGAGGACAAGGCGACCAGCGTCGAACTGGAGGGCGCCGTCGGCGGCCGCATCGTGGAGTACGGCGAAGACGGCCCACACGGCTACTGGGGCACAGTGTCCGACTGGGACCCGCCGAACAGCCTCTCCTTCACCTGGCACCCCGGCAGCGACCCGAAGCAGGCAGGCAGCATCACTGTCAGCTTCAAGCAACTAGACGGCGGCACCGAGGTAGAACTGATCCACAGCGGCTGGGAGCGTCGCCCCGACGGCGCCGAAGCCCGCGAGAGCTACAACACCGGCTGGGACTACGTGCTCGACTTCTACGTCAGCCACAGCCGATAGTGGGCGGATGGCGAACGCTCCGGTCGATCCCAGCGCACTAGCCGCTTCACTCCGCCCGCACGGAGAGTCGGTGATGCTGCCGCAAGCGGCGTACACAGACCCCGCAGTACTGGCATGGGAGCGCCGCAACTTCTTCGCCGGCACCTGGACCTGCCTAGGCCGAGCAGAGGAACTAGCAGCCGGTACTACGTACAGCGCGACAACAGTCGGCGACATCGGCGTCCTTCTAACCTATGCAGACAAGCCCCGCGCATTCGCCAACACCTGCCGGCACCGCGGCCATGAGCTACTGCCACAAGGCGACTCCAGCCAACGCAGAGCCGTCGTCTGCCCGTACCACGGCTGGTCGTACGACCTGGACGGCGCAGTGAAGGCAGCCCCACGGATGGGCGACACCTTCGACCCCACGCCATACGGGCTCACCGAGCTGCCGACCGAGGTCTGGCAGGGCTGGCTGTTCGTCAACGCACTCGGTACCGCCCCACCGTTCAGCGAGCACGTTGGCGGCCTCACGGACCTCGTCGCGCCGTACCGACCCGAGGCGTTGACCCTCAAGGCTCGGCACAGCTACGACGTCGCGTCGAACTGGAAGACGATCGTGGAGAACTACCACGAGTGCTACCACTGCCCGTTGATCCACCCGGAGCTCTGCAAGGTCTCGCCACCGACCTCAGGCGACAACTGGAACCTGCCCGGCGCCTGGGTCGGCGGCCTGATGGACCTCCGTCCCGACGCCGAGACGATGTCCCTCGACGGCAAGTCGCACGGAATCCCCTTGCCAGGCGTCAATCCACGCACTGTGAACTACGTCGGCCTGTTCCCCAACCTGCTCATCTCCCTGCACCCCGACTACGTGATGACCCATCGCCTCGAACCCCGTACTCCGCGCCTGACGGCGATCGAGTGCTCCTGGTACTTCCCGGCCGAGGTGGCCGACCCGTCGTACGCCGTCGACTTCTGGGACATCACCAATCGCGAGGACTGGTCGGCCTGCGAGTCGGTCCAGCGTGGCGCCGACTCGCCCCACTTCCGCCCCGGCCCACTGGCTCCGGCCGAGGACGCCGTCTACCAATGGGTCACCATGCTGGCCAGGGGTTACCTAGGCAAAAGTCTTACCCAGTAAAGGAATTACCCGGGTAAAGCAATCAGTTCGCGACCGTGAACCGGCCACGCCGGTGCGCAGGCTGCTCGAGCTCGTCCACCAGCGCGACGGCATAGTCCTCGGCCGAGACCGCGCTGCCGACCGGCTCATCTGTTCCCAGCTTGAAGACACCTGTGCGCTCACCCGGAGCGATCACCGGCGCAGGCGAAAGCAGCGTCCAGTCGACGTCCGCCGGCGTCGCACGCAGGGTGTCGAGAACCCCGGCGACAACCAGCGCCTCAGCCTTGTAGATCTCCGGGAAGTCCGGCGAGTCCACCAGACGCTTGCCACCGGCAAGCAGACTGCCCGCCCCACCGACCACCACCAGCCGGGTCCCACCGACCGAGGAGATCAACGTGTCGATCGCATCCAAGAAGCCCTGCGGACCCTCGCCCGTCCGGCTCGGCCCCATCGCCGACACCAGAACATCGGCCGACGACGCGATCTCCTTCACGGACGCCGCATCGTTCGCCGACCCGACGACAGCCTCGACGCCGGCCGGCTGAGCGCCACCCGAGCGCGTGATACCAACCACCTCGTGTCCACGCCGGACAGCCTCAGCCGCGATCCGGCTCCCGATCATCCCGCTCGCACCGTAGACGGCAATCTTCACAACGAACTCCCCAAAGGCATCGGCAGCAATCTCAACACCGCTGACAGTAACCATTGGTAACTGGCTACTTCAACGTGCTATAAGTACCTGGTGGTTACTAATGCGGAGGACCTCGCGGCGAAGGATCTCGTGGCGCAGCTGAGCGACCGCGGCGATCTCTTCGATCCGAACTGCCCGACCCGGCTGATCCTGGACCGGATCGGCGACAAGTGGACCGTGCTCGCCGTGCTCCTGCTCAGCAACGGCCCGCTCAGATTCACCGAACTCCGCGACGGCATCGGCCGCGTCGCGCCCAAGGTCCTCACCCAGACCCTCCGACGGCTGGAGCGCGACGGCCTGGTCACCCGCGAGGTCTTTGCCGAGGTACCGCCCCGCGTCGTCTACACCCTGACCCCGATGGGCGAGTCCCTGATCGTCCCGATCCGGGCGGTCAGCGAGTGGGCCGAGGTCCACGTGCCGGCCATCACCGCCGCTCAGAACAGTTACGACCTCGACTCCGCCTGATCTCGACTCAACCTTTCGCCCCCACCCGGTCATCACACTGCTGACCGAGTACGAAACACACCTCGCTGGGGGCGACAAACGATGGATCCAGGGTTGGACGCGGAGTTCGCCGCATTCGTGGACGGGCGGTTCACCGCCCTGCAACGATTCGGCTATCTGCTCACCGGCGAATGGCATCTGGCCGAAGATCTGGTCCAGACCTCGCTGACGAAAGTGTGGTTCCACCGCAAGTCGCTGCGCAGCGGCACCGCGCTGGAGTCCTACACCCGGACGACGATGGTGAACACCAGCACGCAGTGGTGGCGGCGCAAGTGGAAGGGCGAGACCCCCACCGAGCAACTGCCCGAGCCGTCGAGTCCGTCCGAGTTCGGCACGGTCGACGACCGTGACCTGCTGCTCCGAGCGCTCGCCACGCTCCCCCGGCGTACCAGAGCAACGCTGGTACTCCGGTACTTCGAAGACCTGCCGGAAGCCGAGATCGCCCACATCATGGGCTGCTCGACCGGCACGGTGAAGGCGAACATCTCGCGCGGCCTGGCCAAGCTGCGCGAACACAAGCTCTTCACCGACCCCCTGATCGCCACATCTACCGACCGCCCCGGCCCACGAGGAGGGCTGTCCCATGACCGATGAGCTCAAGGAACGCTTCCAGCAACTGGTCGCCGACCCGCCACCCCCGACCGCGGTCCCGAGCGAGGCAGTCTTCGCCCGCGTCCGCACCGTACGCCGCCGCCGTACGGCCGGAGTCGCCATCAGTGCCGCGGCTGCCGTCGCCGTCGTCACCGTGGTGGCCGGCGGCCTCACCGACATCCGCAGCGGCCCACCGGTCTCGGGCCAGCCGTCGAACAAGGCAGCCACCACGTCACCACCGCCGCCCGCACCGCCGAAGATCGGGGCGACGGTGACGCTGATCCCGACCGTCAAGGGCCGCGTCGTGACGATGAAGGTGACCGTCGCAGGCACGGTCCTGGTGCCGATCGGGGCCGACGATCACAAGCCACTACCCACCAACGTCGGCCTGATCGACCTGGGCCTGGGCTCCGACTACAGCTACGGCGACGGCAGCGAGCCGGGCGGCTCGGACGGCGGTGCGATCACCTGCCAGGGCGCGAAGATCCGCAAGACCGCCAAGGAGACCTACACCCTGCTCGACGGGCCCCACGTCTTCACCAAGCCCGGGACTTTCACCTTCACGTACCGCATCTCGTTCTGCGGTGGCCCGAAGGGCAGCTTCACAGCTGCCAAGACCGCGAAGATCGTCGTCCGTTAGGCGTGGTCGGACGTGCCTGTGGTCGCCATCCCGGCGGCCTTCAGGTCCGCCCGCAGCTCACGCGGCAGTGAGAACACCAAGCTCTCCTCAGCCGTGGTGACCTCCTGCACCTCGCCGTAC
This region includes:
- a CDS encoding aromatic ring-hydroxylating oxygenase subunit alpha → MANAPVDPSALAASLRPHGESVMLPQAAYTDPAVLAWERRNFFAGTWTCLGRAEELAAGTTYSATTVGDIGVLLTYADKPRAFANTCRHRGHELLPQGDSSQRRAVVCPYHGWSYDLDGAVKAAPRMGDTFDPTPYGLTELPTEVWQGWLFVNALGTAPPFSEHVGGLTDLVAPYRPEALTLKARHSYDVASNWKTIVENYHECYHCPLIHPELCKVSPPTSGDNWNLPGAWVGGLMDLRPDAETMSLDGKSHGIPLPGVNPRTVNYVGLFPNLLISLHPDYVMTHRLEPRTPRLTAIECSWYFPAEVADPSYAVDFWDITNREDWSACESVQRGADSPHFRPGPLAPAEDAVYQWVTMLARGYLGKSLTQ
- a CDS encoding SigE family RNA polymerase sigma factor — encoded protein: MDPGLDAEFAAFVDGRFTALQRFGYLLTGEWHLAEDLVQTSLTKVWFHRKSLRSGTALESYTRTTMVNTSTQWWRRKWKGETPTEQLPEPSSPSEFGTVDDRDLLLRALATLPRRTRATLVLRYFEDLPEAEIAHIMGCSTGTVKANISRGLAKLREHKLFTDPLIATSTDRPGPRGGLSHDR
- a CDS encoding winged helix-turn-helix transcriptional regulator, whose protein sequence is MVTNAEDLAAKDLVAQLSDRGDLFDPNCPTRLILDRIGDKWTVLAVLLLSNGPLRFTELRDGIGRVAPKVLTQTLRRLERDGLVTREVFAEVPPRVVYTLTPMGESLIVPIRAVSEWAEVHVPAITAAQNSYDLDSA
- a CDS encoding NAD(P)-dependent oxidoreductase, with the protein product MKIAVYGASGMIGSRIAAEAVRRGHEVVGITRSGGAQPAGVEAVVGSANDAASVKEIASSADVLVSAMGPSRTGEGPQGFLDAIDTLISSVGGTRLVVVGGAGSLLAGGKRLVDSPDFPEIYKAEALVVAGVLDTLRATPADVDWTLLSPAPVIAPGERTGVFKLGTDEPVGSAVSAEDYAVALVDELEQPAHRRGRFTVAN